Sequence from the Deltaproteobacteria bacterium genome:
TAAGCACAGGGATTTTTTTGCCTTCTGCTTTCATTTTCATAATGTCAGGAATTGTTATCTTTTCCAATATACCTCCAATCCAAGTAAAAAAGCCTTCTGAACCAAAGTCCAGAAGGCCAAATTAAACAAATTCTAAATTTCAAATCTCAAATTTGAGATTTGAAATCGTCCTTCCGTCCCGGTTCAAGAATCTTGAATCCAAGCGGCTACCTGCTTACCTTACCGGCACATAATGTTGTACTCCTCCCTTTATAGACCTTATCTCATTTACCACATTCGTCAGATCGTCATGAGAATTAACAAAATCTATGTCGGATGTATCCACTACAAGAAGAGGCGTATCTGTATAGTAAAAGAAATATCTGTTATACGCATCAACCAGCCTCTCTATGTAATCCTCTTCTATATCCTTCTCGTAAACTTTATTCCTCTTCTTTATTCTTTCAATAAGCGTTTCGGTTCTCGCCTGAATATATATTACAAGGTCAGGTTTGGGTATCCTTGCATCCAGCAGCCTGTATATCTGTTCATACAGGGCCAACTCATTTTCATCCAGATTGAGGTATGCAAAAATCTTATCCTTGGCAAAGAGATAATCTGCAACAACAGTAGAATTAAAAAGCTCTTGCTGTCCAAGCTCTTTCTGCTGCTTATATCTGTTTAGAAGAAAAAAGAGCTGGGTTTGGAACGCATATTTTTGTCTGTCTTTATAAAAACTTATAAGGAAAGGATTATTATCAACCTCTTCCAGCAGCACCCTTCCCTTAAATTCTTCCGCTAAAAGTTGTGAGAGACTGGTCTTCCCAACACCGATAGGTCCTTCTAGTGCAATATATCTGGCCTTTTCCATAAGTTGCAGGATGCAGGTTTCAAGACTTATAACTTGAATCTTGCAACTTGCATCTTTAAAATAGCGTAGTTGCGTAATAAAAGTCAAGACACTAAAAAAACAAAACCCTGCCGCATAACTTTGACAGGGTTTTGTTTAAAAAAGAAACAAGCGCTTAATTCAAAATATATTTTTCCGGATTAACATTGATGCCATTTACAAGCACCTCATAATGGAGGTGGGGACCGGTGCTTCTGCCTGTGTTGCCGACCGCAGCAACTTTTTCCCCTCTTTTAACCCGTTTCCCAACATGCACATATATATCTGAAAAATGGCCGTATCTTGTGACTATGCCATAGCCGTGGTTTATAGATATTGTCTTTCCAAGCCCGTTTTCCCTGGCGACCTTGCTGACTATGCCGTCTGCCGGCGCAAATACAGGCGTTCCAACAGCGTTTGCTATATCAAGACCTTCATGC
This genomic interval carries:
- a CDS encoding deoxynucleoside kinase encodes the protein MEKARYIALEGPIGVGKTSLSQLLAEEFKGRVLLEEVDNNPFLISFYKDRQKYAFQTQLFFLLNRYKQQKELGQQELFNSTVVADYLFAKDKIFAYLNLDENELALYEQIYRLLDARIPKPDLVIYIQARTETLIERIKKRNKVYEKDIEEDYIERLVDAYNRYFFYYTDTPLLVVDTSDIDFVNSHDDLTNVVNEIRSIKGGVQHYVPVR